The DNA region AGTGATGTGTATGTGGACATTGCCCTGGAGTATAACACCGGCTACGAGGAGCGAGTGCTCTCGTATGCTAACAACATCAACACGGCCGAAGGAGGCACGCATGTAACGGGCTTCCGCTCAGGACTGACGCGGGCGCTCAATGCCTATGCGCAGGCAAACAATCTGGCGAAGGTCCAGTTGATTGGGGATGATTTCCGTGAGGGGCTCACAGCCGTTATCTCCGTCAAGGTTGCCGAGCCGCAGTTCGAGGGGCAGACGAAGACGAAGCTTGGCAACAGCGAGGTGGAGGGTATCGTCCGCTCATTGGTCAACGAGCAGTTAGGGCGCTACTTAGAGGAGAACCCTAGCGTTGCACGCAAGATCATCGAGAAGGCTGTGCTGGCAGCTGAGGCCCGCATCGCTGCTCGGAAATCCCGGGAGCTGGTGCGGCGGAAGAGTGCTTTGGAGAGCACTTCACTGCCGGGGAAATTGGCAGATTGCTCTTCCCGGAACCCTGAAGAGACGGAGCTCTTCCTCGTCGAGGGTGATTCGGCTGGAGGGTCTGCGAAACAGGCCCGTGATCGGCGTTTCCAGGCGGTGCTGCCGCTCAAGGGGAAGATCCTTAACGTGCAAAAGGCGCGGCTGTCCAAGATTCTGGAAAACGACGAGATCAACACTATCATCACCGCTATCGGTGGCGGCTTCGACGAGAGCTTCGACGTCTCCAAGGCACGCTACGGCAAAATCATTCTGATGGCCGACGCCGACGTTGACGGCTCCCACATCCGTACGCTGCTGCTGACGCTCTTCTTCCGCTACATGCGGGAGCTCATCTACCAGGGTCGGCTCTACATTGCACAGCCGCCGCTGTACAAGATCGCCCACGGCCGGCAGGAGTTCTATGCTTACTCAGACCAGGAACGAGACGCCATCTTGGAACGCCTGCGCTCCGATGGGGTGCGGCCGGAGTCCATCACTATCACGCGCTTCAAGGGGTTGGGAGAGATGAACCCGGAGCAATTGTGGATGACCACGATGAACCCAGAGACGAGGACGCTCCTGCAGGTTACGATAGAGAATGCCGCCGAGGCTACCCACGTCTTCGACATGCTTATGGGCGACAAGGTAGAGCCTCGGCGGGAGTTCATCGAGCGGAATGCCCTCTTCGTCAAGCACTTGGACATTTAGCCAATGGCAGCTGGGGTAGAAGCACTGCTAGCCCAGCTACGGCAGTGGGTACAGTTACGGCGACAGCTCTTAGGAGCTAGAGTGTACGTGGAGCTGCCATCCTCTCGGTCATTAACTCCTCAAATGCCGGCCGCCACTCCGTCAGGGACTAAACTCTCAGATGCTATGCCGGCGAATGAGCCGCTCCCTGTACTCCATCCTCCACGCTTTCGCATGCCAGAGGTAGGCGGTGGAGATCTCTTCCATTCTGCTCCTGTATGGCACCAGAGCCAGAGCTTGGAAGAGCTGTACGCACATATCCACACCTGTACGGCTTGCCCATTGGGGCTGACGCGAACGAACTTCGTCTTCGGGGTGGGGAACCCGCAGGCAGAGATCGTGGTCATTGGGGAGGCGCCGGGAGCTGAAGAGGATGCCCGTGGGGAGCCATTCGTTGGTGCTGCTGGGCAGTTGCTCAACCGTATGCTGCAGGCAATTGGCTTCCGCCGCGAGGAGGTCTACATCTGCAACATCCTCAAATGCCGTCCGCCGAACAACCGGCGTCCGACGCCGCAGGAGATCGAGACGTGCCGCCCTTACCTGTGGAAGCAGTTGGAGCTCATCCAGCCCCCGTTCATCTTGGCTCTTGGAGCGACAGCTGCGATGGCGCTGCTCCAGAAGGAATACAAGATCACCGAACTCCGCGGACGGCCAATCCCCTTCCACGGGATGGTGATGATCGTCACGTACCACCCCGCAGCGCTACTCCGGAACCCGCAGTGGAAGCGCCCTGCATGGGAGGACTTGCAGTTGCTCCGACGCCTCTACGATGCCTATCGGCAGCGGCTCCAGGCGGCGCAGCGCTGAGTTCTCCGTACGCCAATTCGGGACTCGGTTAGTGCAGCATGGTCTCGTGAGCCTGCTACGGGCTGTCGGAGCTGCACTGCGGTTCGTGCCATGGCGGTGGTACCACTCTGTCGGGTGGGTGCTGGGGCAGCTCTGGTGGCAGGCAAGTCCTCTGCGCCGACATGTCACGGTAGAGAATCTGCAGCGGGCCTTTCCTGAACGTCCTCGTTCCTGGCACACGCAGGTCGCGCGGCAGTGCTATACGAATGCTGGTATTGTGCTGGCGGAGATTCTCTCTCTGGCGTGGCTCCAGGCGGAGGAGCTGGAGGAGCGTGTTCGGTTCGTGAATCCTGAGCTCTTTGCGGAGTGTGCACAGCGGGGACGTGGGCTACTGCTGCTGTCGGGACACTATGGAAACTGGGAGTGGCTAGCGTGTGCTGCGGGACTGGCGCTACGTCGGTTGGGAATTCCTGTCACGGTCATCGTTCAGCGGCAGGCAAATGCCGTAGCAGACCAGTGGCTCAATCGCTACCGGACACGCTGGGGGAACCGTACCGTTGAATTGGACCATGCCGCTTGGGCCCTAGCGCGGGCACTTCAGAAGCGGGAGGCCGTCGCCCTTCTGGCAGATCAGCGAGCAAAGCCCGAAACCGCTCTGTGGCTACCCTTCTTCGGGTCGGCTGTTCCAGTCCACACGATGCCGGCTGCCGTTGCTCTCCGCTTCCGAGTACCTATCATCTTGGGCTTTGCGTTCCGCCAGTCTGATGGCAGGTACGTTGTGCCACTGGAGGAGTTGCCTTCGCAGGACCTGCCCGATACCCTGGAAGGGGTTCGAGAGCTAACCTGGCGCTACCTCCAGCGGCTGGAATCCGTCATCCGCCAGCATCCGGAGCTATGGCTGTGGCAGCATCGGCGGTGGAAGTACGTGCGCCCCGCAGCAGATGTCCCGAGCACTGCCACGGCTCCGTGACTTCTCGCGCATCGCCGTTGTACAGATGGCATACTTGGGCGATGTGGCACTCGTCCTCCCTCTGCTGCAAGCTCTGCGAGAGCTCCATCCTACGGCACGGCGAATGCTGGTGGTGACGCCGGCGGCAGCGCCTTTGGCAGAGTGTGCCGAAGCCGTTGATGAGGTTCTAGTCTACGACAAGCGGGGTGCCGATGCTGGCATAGCGGGACTGCGCCGGTGTGCACAGCGCATACGTCGCTGGGGAGCAGAGTTGCTCTTAGTCCCTCATCGGTCGCTTCGGACGGCATTGCTGACGTTCTTGAGCTCCCCGCGGTACTCCGTGGGGAGCCACCGCAGTGCATTGCCATGGGTCTTCGATGCTCGCGTGCCCTATGGCTGGCATCTGCATGAAGTAGAACGGAACCTCTCGCTCCTGGCCCCGTTTGCCGATGTTGGGCCAAGATGGCAGGAGCTGCGAGATATCCCTATTGCTCTTCGCTTTCCGGAGGGGACTATCGAGCGACTCTGGCACCGGTTACGGCAGGTCGGCATAGCACCAACATCGCCTGTCATCGTGCTATCCCCCGGTTCTGCGTGGGCAACGAAGCGCTGGAGTCCCCACCACTACGCTAGTCTCGCATGGCTGTTGCGTCAGCGAGACTATGCTGTTGTCATTACGGGTGGCGAGGCTGAGGTAGGGCTCTGCACGAGCATTGCCGAGCGTAGTGGAGCGCTCTCGCTGGCTGGGGAGCTCAGCATCCCCGAACTCTTGCTCTTGTTCCGGCATGCACGTTGTGTAGTGGGGAACGACAGTGCTCCAATCCACCTTGCTGAGCTGGTCGGAACACCGGTTGTTGCCATCTTTGGCCCTACGGTTCCCGAATTCGGTTTCGCACCGCGCCTGCCGCGCTCACGCCTCATAGCCCGGCAGCTTCCCTGTCGTCCCTGTTCAGTCCATGGCGGACATCGGTGCCCAATTGGTACCCATGCGTGCATGGAGAGCATCTCGCCGCTAGAGGTGCTGCAACAGGTGTTGGAACTGGCCGCTGAATAATTCGAGTCGCGGCGTGTGCGTCTCTTTGGGCGGTAGTCCCTTCAAGCTGGGGCCACGAGATGGCAGAGCAACGTCGGGAGACGTTGTCGCAGTCCCAAGGCGTTCGGATTAACAAGTTTCTTGCGGACGCGGGAATTACTTCCCGTCGCAAGGCCGACGAACTCATCCGTCAGGGTCGCGTCAAAGTCAACGGTAGGCCCGCCGTCATCGGTATGCGGGTCTTCCCGTGGGACGAAGTGACAGTGGACGGTAACCAGGTGCGCTCGCAGCGGAGGCTGGTGTACCTCCTGCTCCACAAGCCGAAGGATTACCTCTGCACGCTCCACGATGAAAAGGGGCGCAAGACGGTGGTGCAGCTTGTGCGGACGAAGGAGCGGGTCTACCCTGTCGGGCGTTTGGAGCGCAACACCACTGGAGCGCTCCTGCTGACGAACGATGGCGAACTGGCCAATCGGCTACTCCATCCTCGGTATCGAGTGCCCAGGGTCTACACAGTGACGTTGGATCGCGCTGTGCGGAAGGCAGATCTACAGCGTCTACTGGAGGGTGTGAAGCTGCGGGCTGGTACCCTAAAGGCAACAGCCGTGGAGCAAGAACCTGGGGATCGGCGACGGGTGTACGTTGAAGTTTGCGGACGGGATCGCTTACTCCACCGTGCATTTGCGAAGCTTGGCTATCGAGTCGTAAAGCTCCACCGTCGCTCCCTTGCCTTCTTGACATGCCAAGGGCTTGCTCGAGGGCAGGCGCGGCATCTGACTCCACAGGAGGTTGCTGCATTGCGTCGCTTGGTGGGATTGGAGGCTTGATGAGGCGGCGCATCTTCCTCGTTGCTGGGGATCCTTCGGGTGAGCGGTACGCTGCCCGGCTCATGGCCGCGTGGCGGCAGTTGGACCCTGCAGTGGAGTTCTTTGGGATCGGCGGGCCCCAAATGGAAGCCCAGGGGTTGCACTCCCTCGTCCCACTTCACCGCATCAGCGTTGTCGGGTTTTGGGAAGTAGCACGCCGTTATGGCTTCTTTCGGCACTTGCTGAGGCTGTGTGAAGCCACGATTCGGAGCCATTCTGTAGATGCCGTCGTACTGGTGGACTATCCTGGCTTCAACCTGCGGTTGGCCCAACGTGCCCGCCGGGCAGGGGTTCCA from Candidatus Kapaibacterium sp. includes:
- a CDS encoding glycosyltransferase family 9 protein, producing the protein MSRALPRLRDFSRIAVVQMAYLGDVALVLPLLQALRELHPTARRMLVVTPAAAPLAECAEAVDEVLVYDKRGADAGIAGLRRCAQRIRRWGAELLLVPHRSLRTALLTFLSSPRYSVGSHRSALPWVFDARVPYGWHLHEVERNLSLLAPFADVGPRWQELRDIPIALRFPEGTIERLWHRLRQVGIAPTSPVIVLSPGSAWATKRWSPHHYASLAWLLRQRDYAVVITGGEAEVGLCTSIAERSGALSLAGELSIPELLLLFRHARCVVGNDSAPIHLAELVGTPVVAIFGPTVPEFGFAPRLPRSRLIARQLPCRPCSVHGGHRCPIGTHACMESISPLEVLQQVLELAAE
- a CDS encoding uracil-DNA glycosylase; this encodes MAAGVEALLAQLRQWVQLRRQLLGARVYVELPSSRSLTPQMPAATPSGTKLSDAMPANEPLPVLHPPRFRMPEVGGGDLFHSAPVWHQSQSLEELYAHIHTCTACPLGLTRTNFVFGVGNPQAEIVVIGEAPGAEEDARGEPFVGAAGQLLNRMLQAIGFRREEVYICNILKCRPPNNRRPTPQEIETCRPYLWKQLELIQPPFILALGATAAMALLQKEYKITELRGRPIPFHGMVMIVTYHPAALLRNPQWKRPAWEDLQLLRRLYDAYRQRLQAAQR
- a CDS encoding rRNA pseudouridine synthase → MAEQRRETLSQSQGVRINKFLADAGITSRRKADELIRQGRVKVNGRPAVIGMRVFPWDEVTVDGNQVRSQRRLVYLLLHKPKDYLCTLHDEKGRKTVVQLVRTKERVYPVGRLERNTTGALLLTNDGELANRLLHPRYRVPRVYTVTLDRAVRKADLQRLLEGVKLRAGTLKATAVEQEPGDRRRVYVEVCGRDRLLHRAFAKLGYRVVKLHRRSLAFLTCQGLARGQARHLTPQEVAALRRLVGLEA
- the gyrB gene encoding DNA topoisomerase (ATP-hydrolyzing) subunit B; its protein translation is MSELSEQHGTTSLLTDGYTEESIRVLEGLEAVRRRPAMYIGDVGERGLHHLIYEVVDNSIDEALAGFCRNIVVTLHADGGCSVEDDGRGIPVGIHPEKGISTLELVMCTLHAGGKFDKVAYKVSGGLHGVGVSCVNALSEYMRVRVWRDGSVWEQEYSRGVPLTPVQRVGDTDRAGTLVYFRPDPTIFKTTVFRYERVADRLRELAFLNPEVTIRLRDEREGTEEVFHYTGGLRDFVRYLDEGETPLTPVILLSGRLPGESGSDVYVDIALEYNTGYEERVLSYANNINTAEGGTHVTGFRSGLTRALNAYAQANNLAKVQLIGDDFREGLTAVISVKVAEPQFEGQTKTKLGNSEVEGIVRSLVNEQLGRYLEENPSVARKIIEKAVLAAEARIAARKSRELVRRKSALESTSLPGKLADCSSRNPEETELFLVEGDSAGGSAKQARDRRFQAVLPLKGKILNVQKARLSKILENDEINTIITAIGGGFDESFDVSKARYGKIILMADADVDGSHIRTLLLTLFFRYMRELIYQGRLYIAQPPLYKIAHGRQEFYAYSDQERDAILERLRSDGVRPESITITRFKGLGEMNPEQLWMTTMNPETRTLLQVTIENAAEATHVFDMLMGDKVEPRREFIERNALFVKHLDI
- a CDS encoding lysophospholipid acyltransferase family protein, whose translation is MPIGSGSRRRSAEFSVRQFGTRLVQHGLVSLLRAVGAALRFVPWRWYHSVGWVLGQLWWQASPLRRHVTVENLQRAFPERPRSWHTQVARQCYTNAGIVLAEILSLAWLQAEELEERVRFVNPELFAECAQRGRGLLLLSGHYGNWEWLACAAGLALRRLGIPVTVIVQRQANAVADQWLNRYRTRWGNRTVELDHAAWALARALQKREAVALLADQRAKPETALWLPFFGSAVPVHTMPAAVALRFRVPIILGFAFRQSDGRYVVPLEELPSQDLPDTLEGVRELTWRYLQRLESVIRQHPELWLWQHRRWKYVRPAADVPSTATAP